ACCTGGTGGGACCGGTCAACGCGGTGGCTCCCGAGCCCGTCACGAACCGGGAATTCACGCGGGTGCTCGGTCGGGTCCTGGGCCGCCCCACCCTGCTCCCGCTTCCCACGTTCGCGGCCCGTCTCGCGTTCGGCGAAGCGGCGGACGAACTCCTTCTGGCGAGCGCCCGGGTGCGGCCCGCCCGCCTACTCGAGACCGGCTTTTCCTACCGAGACCCCGACCTCGAGACGGCCCTGCGCTCCACGCTGGGCCGGCTCACCTGACCCCTGCCCGCCGAGCGCCACCTCCACGTACGTCCGCGTGCCGTAGTCCCCCATCGTCAGAAGAACGAGGAGCCCGAACCAGAGAAGCCCCACGACGAGCGCGGCACGGGCCAGAGCGGGGCTCTCGAGGAGGTGCATGAACACGAAGGCCACGAGCAGGGCTTTCGCCGTCGCGACACCGAGTGCCACGACGACGCTCCAGGCACCGAGGTCGAAATGCGCCACGGCGACCGTCACGCCCGTGAGCAGGACGAGGACGGCGTACACGATTCCGTAGAGCTTCGCCATCGCCGGCTATCCGTGCGACACCAGGTAGAGAAGCGGAAAGAGGAAGATCCACACGATGTCGACGAAGTGCCAGTAGAGGCCGAGCGTCTCCACCTGAACGGGAGAAGGAGGACGGCCCGAGAGAACGCGTGCGAGAAACACGAGGAGGAGGGAGACACCCACGACCATGTGCAGGGCGTGGATCCCGGTCATCGCGAAGTAGAGAGAAAAGAAAAGCGCGGCCCGGCGGGGGTCGTGCCCCTCGAAGCGAAAGGCGACGCCCGGGACGAGGGCCTCTTCGAACTTGTGCGCGTATTCCACCACCTTGACCCCGAGAAACACCGCCCCGAGAGCCGCCGTAAGGAAGAGAAAAAGAGCGACACCCGGCCGGCTTCCCCTGCGTGCCGCGTCCACGGCCAGTGCCATCGTGAGACTGCTCGTGAGAAGGACGACGGTGTTGAGCGCACCGAGTCCCCGCGCCAGATGACCGCTCGCCTCGGCGAACGCCTCCGGGAAGGAGGCGCGGTAGACGGCATAGGCGGCGAAAACGCCCCCGAAAAACATCACCTCGGTCACGAGGAAAACCCACATCCCGAGCGATACGGCGGTCTGCCTCTGACGTTCGTCGGCGAACTGGTGGGGTACGGCCGCGGCTTCAGACACCCGACGCCTCCGGGAGGGGGTACGCGTACGGTTCTTCTTCGACGACCGGGATTTCCGGGAAATTTTCCGGTGGAGGCGGCGAAGGAGTCGTCCACTCGAGCCCGGTCGCCCGCCAGGGGTTCGAGCTCGCTTTCTCGCCGTAGCGCATGGACCACGTGAAATAGAGGAGCGGCAGGACGTAACCCAGCGCCAGGATGGACGCACCGGCCGTCGAGAGCACGTTGAGGACCTGGAACTCCGGCGGATAGACGTGGTAGCGCCGGGGCATGCCGAGGTACCCGAGGACGAACTGCGGGAAGAACGTCAGGTGGAAACCCGCGAAGACGACGATGGCCGCGACGCGCGCCCAGTTCTCCGGATACATCCGCCCCGAGATCTTCGGCCACCAGAAGTGGAGCCCGCCGAGGTAACCCATGATGGCCCCTCCGACCATGATGTAGTGGAAGTGTGCCACGACGAAGTACGTGTCGTGCACGTGGACGTCGAGCCCCGTGGACGCGAGAAAAAGGCCCGTCAGGCCTCCGATCGTGAAAAGCCCGATGAAACCCAGTGCGTAGAGCATCGGAGCCTCGAAGGACACCGATCCCCGGTAGAGCGTGGCCGTCCAGTTGAAGACCTTCACGGCCGAGGGGATCGCCACCGCGAAACTCAGCAGCGAGAAGATCATCCCCGCGTAGACGGACTGCCCGCTCACGAACATGTGGTGCCCCCAGACGAGGAACCCCACGAGCGCGATGGCGAGGCTCGAGAACGCGATGAAGGGGTACCCGAAAATGCCCTTCCGGGAAAAGCACGCCACGATTTCGCTCACCACGCCCATCGCGGGAAGGACCATGATGTAGACGGCAGGGTGCGAGTAGAACCAGAAAAGGTGCTGGAAAAGGATCGGGTCCCCTCCGAGCGCGGGGTCGAAAATCCCCACGCCGAACGCACGCTCCATTCCGACGAGCGCCAGCGTCACGGCCAGGACGGGGGTGCCGAGCACCATGATGAGGCTCGTCGCGTAGTGTGCCCAGACGAACAGCGGGAGGCGGAACCAGGTGAGGCCCGGAGCCCGCATCGTGTGGACGGTGACGATGAAGTTGAGGCCCGTGAGGATCGAGGAAAAACCCGTGACGAAGATCCCCACGGCCGTGGCCACGACCTTCGTGTTCGAGAACGCGGAGCTGTAAGGCGTGTAGAAGGTCCAGCCCGTGTCCACCCCGCCGGTGAGCGCCGCCCAGAGCGTGAACGCGGCGCCGGCGAGGTACACGTACCAGCTCAGGAGGTTCAGCCGCGGGAAGGCGAGGTCCCGGGCCCCGATCATCATCGGCAAGAGGAAGTTCCCGAGAACGGCCGGGATCGAGGGAATCAGGAAGAAGAAAATCATCAGGATCCCGTGCATCGTGAAGAGCTTGTTGTAGGTGTCCGCCTCGACGAGGTCGGGACCCGGCGTGAGGAGCTCGAGTCGGATCGCCACGGCGAAAAGCCCCCCCAGGGCGAACATGGCCGTGATGGTCACCAGGTAGAGAAGCGCGATCCGTTTGTGGTCCGTCGAGAGGAGCCACGAGCGGACGCCGTAAGAGACGTTGAGATAGTGCACGCGTGCCTCTTCCATTCGGGTCACTCCGCGAGCTTCGGCGCCCCTTCGGCCGAAGAACTTCCGGGCGCCGTAGCGAGGGAACGCACGTATGCCACGAGCGCGAGGAGTCCCTCCTCGTCGACCAGGCCCGAGAACGTCGGCATCACCGGCTCGTAGCCCCGGACGATCTTGGCCTGGGGGTCGAGGATCGATTCTCGCACGTACGCCTCGTCCGCGACGACGACGCGACCGTCGGCGAGCTCGACGCGGCTTCCGAAAAGACCGCGCAGGGAGGGCCCTCGGGCACCCGAAACCTCCGCGTGGCAGGAAGCGCAGCCGAGCTCACGGAAAAGCTGCTCGCCACGGGCCACCACCGTCTCGGTCGCCCCTTCGCCCTCGAGCCAGCGCTCGAACTCGTCCGGCTCGAGGACGACGACGCGCCCCACCATGCGCGAGTGCTCCGTGCCGCAGTACTCCGCGCAGAAAAGATGGTAGGTGCCGGTTCGCGTCGCCTCGAACCAGAGCGTGGTGTACCGGCCCGGCAGCACGTCGTTCTTCAGCCGGAAGGCCGGAACGTAGAAGCTGTGGATCACGTCCTCGGAAGTCATCGTCAGCTTGACCGGCCGCCCCACCGGTACGTGGAGTTCGTTGATCTCGCGCCGCCCCTCGAGGTGCTGCACCTTCCACATCCACTGCTTGCCCACGACGAACACCTC
The sequence above is a segment of the Candidatus Binatia bacterium genome. Coding sequences within it:
- a CDS encoding cytochrome c oxidase subunit 2 produces the protein MIANLPLFPETASTMARRVDALFFFLLGVSGFFALLIAVLVVVFAIRFRRGRSPEPAKIPGSWLLEAVWTLVPFGLAMVMFVWSARIYVDMFEPPEDALEVFVVGKQWMWKVQHLEGRREINELHVPVGRPVKLTMTSEDVIHSFYVPAFRLKNDVLPGRYTTLWFEATRTGTYHLFCAEYCGTEHSRMVGRVVVLEPDEFERWLEGEGATETVVARGEQLFRELGCASCHAEVSGARGPSLRGLFGSRVELADGRVVVADEAYVRESILDPQAKIVRGYEPVMPTFSGLVDEEGLLALVAYVRSLATAPGSSSAEGAPKLAE
- a CDS encoding cytochrome c oxidase subunit 1; the encoded protein is MEEARVHYLNVSYGVRSWLLSTDHKRIALLYLVTITAMFALGGLFAVAIRLELLTPGPDLVEADTYNKLFTMHGILMIFFFLIPSIPAVLGNFLLPMMIGARDLAFPRLNLLSWYVYLAGAAFTLWAALTGGVDTGWTFYTPYSSAFSNTKVVATAVGIFVTGFSSILTGLNFIVTVHTMRAPGLTWFRLPLFVWAHYATSLIMVLGTPVLAVTLALVGMERAFGVGIFDPALGGDPILFQHLFWFYSHPAVYIMVLPAMGVVSEIVACFSRKGIFGYPFIAFSSLAIALVGFLVWGHHMFVSGQSVYAGMIFSLLSFAVAIPSAVKVFNWTATLYRGSVSFEAPMLYALGFIGLFTIGGLTGLFLASTGLDVHVHDTYFVVAHFHYIMVGGAIMGYLGGLHFWWPKISGRMYPENWARVAAIVVFAGFHLTFFPQFVLGYLGMPRRYHVYPPEFQVLNVLSTAGASILALGYVLPLLYFTWSMRYGEKASSNPWRATGLEWTTPSPPPPENFPEIPVVEEEPYAYPLPEASGV
- a CDS encoding cytochrome c oxidase subunit III, with protein sequence MSEAAAVPHQFADERQRQTAVSLGMWVFLVTEVMFFGGVFAAYAVYRASFPEAFAEASGHLARGLGALNTVVLLTSSLTMALAVDAARRGSRPGVALFLFLTAALGAVFLGVKVVEYAHKFEEALVPGVAFRFEGHDPRRAALFFSLYFAMTGIHALHMVVGVSLLLVFLARVLSGRPPSPVQVETLGLYWHFVDIVWIFLFPLLYLVSHG